One segment of Gasterosteus aculeatus chromosome 3, fGasAcu3.hap1.1, whole genome shotgun sequence DNA contains the following:
- the clcn2a gene encoding chloride channel protein 2a isoform X5 encodes MYGRYTQELGVYAKEEAARLRDGGVRDGAGLRRNTSVRSRAADLLEYEKDPCAKCHLCASRCQKFLISRVGEDWIFLILLGLLMALVSWVMDYAIAFCQEAQKWMYGGLDSNMLLQYIAWVTYPVVLITFSAGFTQILAPQAVGSGIPEMKTILRGVVLKEYLTFKTFVAKVIGLTCALGSGMPLGKEGPFVHVASLCAALLSKFMAPLFGGIYMEEPFEGSKNELRNTEMLSAACAVGVGCCFAAPIGGVLFSIEVTSTFFAVRNYWRGFFAATFSAFIFRVLAVWNQEEETITALFKTRFRLDFPFDLQELPAFAILGIACGFGGALFVYLNRLIVECMRKQKTINKFLLRNPSLPVRRLVYPALVTLLISTLTFPPGFGQFMAGQLTQHESLVALFDNRTWCRHGVAEEFDYVSHHHHAWKHPQVNVFITLVLFIVMKFWMSAVATTMPVPCGAFMPVFLIGAAFGRLVGEIMATMFPDGIHADGSVYPIVPGGYAVVGAAALSGAVTHTVSTAVIVFELTGQISHILPVMIAVILANAVAQSLQPSLYDSIIRIKKLPYLPELGMGHHEKYNIRVEDIMVRDVRYITLTSCYRDLQEMLVTAQLKTLALVESRDSMILLGSIERLQLQSLLSLQLSRLRRLEYLRQLAQDNGGRDRPASRTTDSTPSSPCARVNSSSNARQAVRFLVSAQQISTEESSSFSPVVSNAQLPLKSALKTVSAISDVETPNTSQSLSCAQQDGDLLESPAGPTPPEPGPKRVRISMADSPDGEDGMTPSDVAEWEEQQLDEPVDFKNCKIDPAPFQLVEQTSLHKTHTIFSLLGLDHAYVTSMGRLVGVVSLKELRKAIEGSVTVTGVKVRPPLASFRDNGNNANVSEVTELHKLCIRHRGLSLPREPNPPDVEDQADLPYKEIPVNFSDQSNLQCETSPGDVSSQSSELVLQESPSFTEDPSEFTFDCSPSHTEESELALDYDPLTHNPEQDGTEREQGTSSLIEDQSEPEREAVPAHAEDNSK; translated from the exons TGTGTGCCTCCCGCTGCCAGAAGTTCCTCATCTCGCGGGTGGGGGAGGACTGGATCTTCCTCATTCTGCTGGGCCTGCTCATGGCTCTGGTCAGCTGGGTCATGGACTACGCCATCGCCTTCTGCCAGGAAG cacagaAGTGGATGTATGGGGGACTGGACAGTAACATGCTTCTGCAGTACATCGCTTGGGTCACGTACCCCGTGGTGCTCATCACTTTCTCAGCAGGATTCACACAGATACTGGCGCCTCAGGCTGTgg GTTCGGGCATTCCTGAGATGAAGACCATACTGAGAGGGGTGGTCCTGAAGGAGTACCTGACGTTTAAGACGTTCGTGGCCAAAGTCATCGGTCTGACCTGCGCTCTGGGCAGCGGGATGCCTCTGGGAAAGGAG GGCCCCTTCGTCCACGTGGCCAGCCTGTGCGCGGCTCTCCTCAGCAAATTCATGGCTCCTCTTTTCGGTGGGATTTACAtg GAAGAGCCCTTTGAGGGAAGCAAG AACGAGCTGAGGAACACAGAGATGCTGTCGGCGGCCTGTGCCGTGGGCGTTGGCTGCTGCTTCGCCGCCCCGATTGGAG GGGTGCTGTTCAGCATTGAGGTCACTTCCACGTTTTTCGCCGTGAGGAACTACTGGAGGGGCTTCTTTGCCGCCACCTTCAGTGCCTTCATCTTCAGAGTGCTGGCGGTGTGGAACcaggaggaag AGACCATCACTGCTCTCTTTAAGACCCGTTTCCGCCTGGACTTCCCGTTTGACCTTCAGGAGCTGCCGGCGTTCGCCATCCTCGG GATTGCCTGTGGTTTTGGCGGCGCTCTGTTTGTCTACCTGAACCGGCTGATTGTAGAGTGCATGAGGAAACAGAAGACTATTAACAAGTTCTTGCTGAGGAA TCCGTCTCTCCCTGTCAGGCGTCTGGTGTACCCAGCACTCGTCACCCTGCTGATCTCCACTCTCACCTTCCCGCCGGGCTTTGGCCAGTTCATGGCCGGACAG CTGACGCAGCACGAGTCTCTGGTGGCGCTGTTCGACAACCGCACGTGGTGCCGCCACGGCGTGGCCGAGGAGTTTGACTACGtcagccaccaccaccacgcctGGAAACACCCGCAGGTCAACGTCTTCATCACGCTCGTCCTCTTCATCGTCATGAAG TTCTGGATGTCCGCCGTGGCCACCACCATGCCCGTCCCGTGCGGGGCCTTCATGCCCGTTTTTCTCATCG GCGCGGCATTCGGCAGGCTGGTTGGAGAGATCATGGCCACTATGTTCCCTGACGGCATACACGCCGACGGCAGCGTGTATCCCATAGTGCCCGGCGGTTACGCTGTAGTCG GTGCTGCGGCGTTGTCTGGAGCCGTCACCCACACGGTGTCCACAGCAGTCATCGTGTTCGAGCTGACCGGTCAGATCTCCCACATTCTGCCCGTGATGATCGCCGTGATCCTGGCCAACGCCGTGGCTCAGTCGCTCCAGCCGTCGCTGTACGACTCCATCATCCGCATCAAGAAACTCCCGTATCTGCCCGAACTGGGCATGGGACATCACGA GAAGTATAATATCCGCGTGGAGGACATCATGGTCAGGGATGTACGCTACATCACCCTTACCTCTTGCTACCGGGACCTGCAGGAGATGCTGGTGACAGCTCAGCTCAAAACACTGGCCCTGGTTGAGTCTCGTG ACTCCATGATCCTCCTGGGCTCCATAGAGCGCCTGCAGCTGCAGTCGCTGCTCTCCCTCCAGCTGAGCCGCCTGCGCAGGCTGGAGTACCTGCGGCAGCTGGCGCAGGACAACGGCGGCCGCGATCGGCCGGCCAGCCGGACCACCGACAGCACGCCCAGCTCGCCCTGCGCCCGCGTCAACTCCTCCAGCAACGCTCGCCAAGCGGTCCGCTTCCTGGTGAGCGCCCAACAG ATCTCCACAgaggagtcctcctccttcagcccGGTGGTTTCCAACGCGCAACTTCCTCTGAAGTCTGCCTTGAAAACCGTGTCCGCCATCAGCGACGTGGAGACGCCAAATA CCTCTCAGAGCCTGTCCTGTGCCCAACAAGACGGGGACCTGCTGGAG AGTCCGGCAGGGCCGACTCCTCCGGAGCCCGGGCCCAAACGCGTGAGGATCTCCATGGCG GACTCTCCCGACGGGGAAGATGGAATGACCCCATCAGAC GTAGCGGAGTGGGAAGAGCAGCAGCTTGACGAGCCGGTGGATTTTAAGAACTGCAAGATTGATCCCGCTCCCTTTCAGCTGGTAGAACAAACGTCTTTGCATAAG ACCCACAccatcttctctctgctgggTCTGGATCACGCCTATGTGACCAGCATGGGACGTCTGGTCGGGGTGGTCTCCCTGAAAGAG CTGCGTAAGGCCATCGAGGGCTCGGTGACGGTGACCGGAGTGAAAGTGCGCCCTCCTTTGGCCAGTTTCCGTGACAATGGGAACAACGCGAACGTCTCCGAGGTAACCGAGCTGCACAAGCTGTGCATCCGCCACAGAGGGCTGTCGTTGCCGCGGGAACCCAACCCCCCGGACGTGGAGGACCAGGCCGACCTCCCGTACAAAGAGATCCCCGTCAACTTCTCGGACCAATCGAACTTGCAGTGCGAGACCAGCCCCGGGGACGTCTCGAGTCAGTCGTCGGAGTTGGTGCTCCAGGAGAGCCCTTCCTTCACCGAGGACCCATCAGAGTTTACTTTCGACTGCAGCCCCTCCCACACTGAGGAATCGGAGCTGGCCTTGGACTATGACCCCCTCACCCACAATCCAGAGCAGGACGGCACCGAGCGAGAGCAGGGGACTTCGTCTCTGATCGAGGACCAATCGGAACCGGAGAGAGAAGCTGTCCCTGCACACGCCGAGGATAACTCAAAATGA